From Gadus morhua chromosome 14, gadMor3.0, whole genome shotgun sequence:
GAGGCCTTGGATGAGGACAATCATATTTAAACGGTACATATGCAGCAGATGGTGCATGGTGCCTGATTCAGCCAGGCAGTGTTTGAGATTGCAGAGGTAATCCACCCAGCTCAGGTTCTCAGGATACTCTTGGGTTTGGAGGTTTGTAGTATAGACTGACTGATTGCTTTGGATTGGCTGCTTTATGATTGACAGTGTGGTTTCAAAAATGAAAGCCAGTACTTGAAATAGCCCTGCATCTGAAATTaaccttttttatttgtattcatattcctttcttctctcctttcttctattcctttcttctttcctttcctcttctctcctctctcctagtcTGCTTCTTCACGCTCCTTGCCTCTCTTTGCTACTCTTCCCTTCTATCCTATTTCTCCCTTACAGTCTACCAgctttactttctgtctgtcagagCTGGTCCATAAATAGCATGGAACAACCTTTCCCCACTTCAGTTGAGTGAAGGACCTGAATGGCTTTGGTTAATGCAGTGATTCAGCGTTCATCCTGAATATTTTCAGAATCTTCACAACATAATGCCAAATGATGCAATACCCTTTAATGCTACTTCGGTGATCCATCTTAATATTTGTACACGTTGCTATGAGAAGACATAACTCCCTAACAGTTATGGTGGCTTTACTCTGCAACTGGACCGCATTGCTCTAAATGGGCAGCTGCAAATCATCACTGTTTCCACCCGTTAAACCCATACAGCCAGAAGCAAAGCCATTGCTTAATATTTTCGCTAGATGGCAGTAGAGCCCAtataatcataatcattatCATCGTTATTGTTACCATTAGTGATACCACAGTGATATCAGTTCCATTTGATCCAGTTAAAAACTTAGCAATTCATTAATGTATTGCAAATGAAATGGTTACAATTGAATTGGCTTAATCAGATGATCAGTATGTTTTGCGGTTATTTTATTGTGAAAAAGGGTATCAAACAGTCTCATAACAGTGTTTTCACTGAAGCAATTTAATCCACCCTTGATATTTACATTAAAGCACAAATGTAGAATAAACTATCTGTCAACATAAATTGCCTTCTGCCCCTACTCTTTTGTCTCTTCATGGAACATCTCTGGATAACCATACTTGATAATCCCCACCTTGACATCTGTCAGCCCAGATTGAAAAGAAATATGTTCACTTTAGTACAGGATAAGATGGAACAATTATCAAAGTCACCTGATGGGAGCTCTACTGGCTCATTTTTCGAGTGGCGGCTTCTCCTCTTCCGAGGTCACGGCCTGTTCCTTGTGGGGAAACCTTGTGTTTTAGAGATGCTCTCTGTGTGCCGCACAGGAATGCTAGACAGAAGCGCCCCTGCAGCAGTGGCCATCTATGGAGGATGGAGGGATTGAAGCCTCAGCCTCTTCTAATAGGCGAAGGTCTGGCCCACAGACATGCGTTGAACCCATGTAGGCTGGAGTGGACCAGGCAGGAATGTGCCCGACACCTCGTCTGCCCTTTAGGGGGTCACAAGTAGGGGGAGTGAGACAACGACTAATAATACCCTATAATCACTTAACTCAGACCAGGTGCAGTTTGTCCCACTGGGGCAGTGCACTGCGGATAATTGAAGGAACCAAGAAGCAAAGAAGTCTTACTTTGAATGCAAAAGGTTTATTGTATGAAAAAGGTTTGttttacacaaataaaatagactgtatttacaaatatattatatataacatatttttttaagacAAATATAGGATTACCACAGTTTGCAAAATAATAGTGAACATGGCAATAGATAGATAGTACGAATGCCCTTATATATTTATTCCTGTATAAAAAATAGCTCAATCTGTATACGTATCATAATGTAGCCACTATGcaatatttaaataatgaaattcAACATTTTgtaacatatatacatacacttgTAAAAAACCGACAAATATAGATTGCACATGTGTTTATACAAACAATATAAATTTCAAGTATATTTCAATCCATTGGACTGGCACATTTTTCACAGAATCTAAGGCATATTTCCTTTGTACAATACAGTGTCCCAAAATATGATTAAGATCAAAAGCTTAAAAGCTCAAACACATAACTATCTCCCTGTTGAGCATTTGTGATTAGCATCTCTCTTcctgatgattttttttttatctttaggtccatttggagaaaaaaaaagtgcagaCAAGTATTGAGAGTTGATTGGAATGGGGTAGCATAATAGTCCTTAGAGGATAGATGTTCTCAAAGTCCTGACTCTGAGGAAGTGGTGTGTATTAACGTCCCTGCATGGTCagtgaaaaagagagaaagagaatctTTCTCCTCCCAGCTCACTTTGCCAGGTGTGAGCACTGTGTTCCCTTCCGCTgcaaggcagagagacagagcagcagcagcagcagcagcatctggCCTTGGTGCTCCACACCGTGCCATCCAGTGTCTGAAGGCCAGCTGCAGAGGTCTGCTCCCTCTGCATGCTCAACTCCATCTCCCATCAGCCTACCCGGTCTCCAGAGACACACAGCTGGAGCAGTCCGTTTGTTTGCGCTAACTCAGTCCTTGCGCTTTTGAAccaaaaaaataactaaacaaAAAAGCTTGTGCTGGAGATGGCCTGGCTTTAAGTCTCAGACATTTGAATAGTCTTGGAACAAACAGCAGAGAGGACATATCAGTGTCCTTGGCTGCCTTCCTCTTGTTTGGCTTCTATCTGCGCTTGCTTCCAATCAATTGCTCATGTCCgggtgaggagcaggagggccTCCAGCTTGTGAACTTGTGACACAGTGTTCCTCCAGTCAGGCCTCAGCCttccctgctccagctccagcgTGACCCTGCGAGCCGGGACAGAGCGCCGTCTCCGGCCGTACCCCTGCGGGCTGATCTTGTCGATGGGGGCACTCTTCAACTTGTTGTTGAGCTGGTGGAGGCGGTGCGCCAGGTCATGTACGGTGCACGTGCCCAGGGAGCAGCCGGGCCGTCTGGACTGGTTGACAGTGAAGTGCTTGGAACGCTTGGTTCTGATGCTGATGCCATTGCTGGATGGAGGATGGGTCAAGACagaaagcgaaagagagagagagagagagagagagagagagagagagagagagagagagagagagagagagagagagagagagagagagagagagagagagagagagagagagagagagagagagagagaggaaaattaACTCTTGCACTGCATTCGTGACTGGCTTGCTCTCAGTAGTCTATATTTCAATTGTATCTATCTTTTGCCAGTTTATAAGTTAAACTGGAAATAGAAGGTATCTGGGGTATCTTTTTACCTGGAATGTGGAATCAGAGTATCCCTGATATCTTCTGGTGTGACCAACTGCTCAGACTCCGCCACCCTCTCTGCAGACAAGCTGTTAAGATGCCTCCTCAGTTGGCTCTCCATCCACACACTTAACCTATAGGGGAGGAAAGACGGGAGGCCAGATTAATCCAGGGCAGATCTTTAGGAAGTCAGGTGGTGAAATCTGCCTTCACTGTTTACATATGGAATGATGGGATTGATCCATTGTATTGGTCGAAGATTAAGGGGTGAATAAAGAAAGTAAATCAGCTCACCGTTTTTTCAACTCCGGGTTCACTTCAAGTTCCACACAGTGAGCTATTGTGGATAGCAGGCATCCATAAAGGACGGATTGGAGGATCAGCTTCATGTTGACTCTGTGACCTGTGAGGGAAAGAAACATTTGTCAGTTATTTACTTGTCATATCAAATTACTATATAACTTCATATGCTACCTTATATTGTCTCTGAAATCATCTCTGAAAGCGATGCATTGCAATGATAACTACCATACTAGCCCCGGTTCACACAAGAGTCCAAAAGCCAAGTTATTTTTACttatcattcatttatttataaagtTAAGCCAAGGTCAGTTTTGTGCGGCTAAGTAAACGTACAACCACGCTTTAGGCCCCTGGCCAGCAAAGGAGAGTCTCGTACTGGGTCTTTCAGTTTAGTTTGGGCTGGACTTTACTGGGGCTAAGTCACTGCCAGCTTAACTCAATAGAAATCATCCAATTGATCCAATTAAGTTCCACAAGCAGGAGGTGTAAAtctaaaacaattaaaacagaaacacacttaATTCCTACCAGATGTCTTAAAACATCTAGAGGGCAACCTTCTGCACACACTACCAGTTAAACACCTTATATAACCGGACAGATAACCCGTCCTTGTCCATACACTCTGACCTCAAAAGCACAAGAATAAAGCCATCAGCAATGATTAGGGTAAAAGGAAACCTAAAGAGACAAAAGGATGTTTTCCAAAGCACACATACCTATAATCCTTAATTCACTTGGATCCAAAGGCGCTCTGGCTGTAGACTTGGCTATTAAAAAAAGTACTCCACAGATTTCTTGAAATTGCTGGAGGTGCTGTAGGGCAGCTGTGACACTCTGCTAATAGCTCTAACACACCAGACGATCGGCTTTATAGTTGGTTGGTGGGAGGGGCCCTTTTACTCACTCAGTCCCTCATCCTTTTTCCCCTCCCAGTGCATTACAATACAGTTCAATGCAGCTGAGAGTATCGAAACCATTCAATATCCAGAACATTAAAGGATAAAACTATACAAATGaagatatattttttcatgtaATCTATGATGATACCAtattataagaaaaaaaaagttaataaattgagattttgtttttatgagaGATGTCACAGAATATTATAATTGGATTATGGAGTATGACCTGAATGAATTCTTTTAAAGTATTATTTGTACTTTATCGGAGAATAAATTATCATGAAAACAAGTAATGAGAAATATTTAATTATCACAAACAAATGTTGTAAATAAGCAGGAAACATTTTTGAGGTGATTCAAATGATAAAATGATAATTGGGCAAATACGGCTGTTTTATTGTTGGTTTTCTTGGTCCATTCTGCTCTAGGAATTATGCTATGTTATCATGTTAACTGCACTGTCTCCAACTTTGGATTCTAAGATATAGCCTGCAAACACTGGGGGAATAATTTAATATATTACGATTAGATGGTTGTTAACTTATAAAgatctaataataatatttaagtAGGCTTAACAAACAGATCACTTAAAACTAGCCATTGGATTCATTGGTTATATCGATCATAACCAAAATGATAATTACTATACAAAGAGGAATAATACTAAAaaggtttatatatatatatatatatatatatatatatatatatatatatatataacagaaCCCAGGAATCTATTCAGGAATGTTGCAATTTAGAGCCACAAAGTCTGTTACTTATGACTTGAGTCATACAGAACAATGATTCATTTTGAAAATATCCActcaattgtttcaaataaaccCCACCACATGTTGTAAACaggtttttttaaatgattgtaCAAACCAATTTTCTTACATCAGATCTGAACTACAATGGATACAGAATCAGGATCAAAACTGCTGTTGCTATTATGTTGAATAGGTCATGGTTGGATGCGGGAGAAGAGCGTCCGTGGACCTTGTTCCAACACATTGTTCCCATTTAATTTTTGGGACACGCATAACTCTGCTCATTCAGTGGTCTGATAATATTCTGAAGGATCTATTGTTTAATTCTTACTTTTAATCTAGTATTATGTACCTCGATATCAATAATCAACATGCA
This genomic window contains:
- the adma gene encoding adrenomedullin a, giving the protein MKLILQSVLYGCLLSTIAHCVELEVNPELKKRLSVWMESQLRRHLNSLSAERVAESEQLVTPEDIRDTLIPHSSNGISIRTKRSKHFTVNQSRRPGCSLGTCTVHDLAHRLHQLNNKLKSAPIDKISPQGYGRRRRSVPARRVTLELEQGRLRPDWRNTVSQVHKLEALLLLTRT